The following proteins are co-located in the Deltaproteobacteria bacterium genome:
- a CDS encoding glycosyltransferase family 39 protein — protein sequence MGNAAAEPHGWREWLDWRAWLVAGLGAVYFASFVPYGYNLGEDGDVVYLIYRTFSGHRPYLDFGSGYTPGFFYFNALLLQLFGANILVLRWGLVVVNTLTLFGLYRLARTLMPPLFAALAPLAFAALLPVFPGEFATFNIPYPAWYVVLTWVASTLALMRCVRSGAARWALWAGVLAGIGCAFKPNTGAFNLAALGLTLVWLSAANGSRWQRLLWWTLLVGVTAAIAAVFGFRLVNRDARLLLWPVFALVVVRAMTARRKIPQALDSAAFPAAALALLGGFLAVTLPWMLYYLAQLGTAAFMRQVLFIGSGHELFFYIPIRALDFGDAAMLGAAGAALVGGWAIRRSRIAPARISAAALVIALAAVATVLAIAPMPEGPWLAFMQRWQHVSFGVALLVHWAGVVVAAGTITNTTDPTVDRRGRLGLVALAIGAPLLYLSIYPRSDYFHWVLTAPLTLMLGSWCYWRLARLWLGSTRWAMAAALPVYTMIVALAAPNVVVAWRLQTSNPSALAQLDLARAPIVLERGRRERLRTLQQTVEFIQHATRPEDTLLGFPNLHFINFLSGRHTPARYGHFHPGWPDHIVEAQIINAVQARRTPLIAFGDVQLFIGHAPLYYFLLRTYVQQHYQPIARFGRFDLLRRRGMDGESDMATVTEAMRGDALPAETMHGNAIQEMDCAAAVAWAEAEMPDSGTALTPCWHEVNDGALQGRALVAARATRDADTGRQLAEALRDGTLAGRVALLAIRTIGELADATALPPLIVARERLDGRPRDELDTALFNITLRAVIGAYLFVPNDLGATAVRDDPHAGTAALAWIASDNDRLRLVGAWIAGVRGESAAADDLRRLIAEDELGLQLVAGDALVRLGVRDGVVEPLLRGLTHDEMFLPSVVLAWSRAHPDAARVRLAETFRTGNDKQRETIAFIAAALGDAAYEVVLRPGLSDAAPRVRCACAWSLGYLGVTGARADLARVAADDPSEQVREFARDALTWLEQGRP from the coding sequence GTGGGTAACGCGGCCGCCGAACCGCACGGTTGGCGAGAGTGGCTGGATTGGCGGGCGTGGCTCGTGGCCGGCCTGGGTGCAGTCTATTTCGCGAGCTTCGTGCCGTACGGCTACAATCTCGGCGAAGACGGTGATGTCGTCTATCTGATCTACCGGACATTCTCCGGCCATAGGCCGTACCTCGACTTCGGCAGCGGATACACGCCCGGATTCTTTTACTTCAACGCGCTCCTGCTGCAGCTGTTCGGAGCCAACATCTTGGTGCTGCGCTGGGGATTGGTGGTGGTGAACACGCTGACGCTGTTCGGCCTCTATCGTCTGGCGCGCACGCTGATGCCGCCGCTGTTCGCCGCCCTCGCGCCGCTCGCGTTCGCGGCCCTGCTGCCGGTGTTCCCCGGCGAGTTCGCGACCTTCAATATTCCGTACCCAGCTTGGTATGTGGTGCTCACTTGGGTGGCCAGTACGCTGGCGTTGATGCGCTGTGTGCGCAGTGGTGCCGCGCGCTGGGCGCTGTGGGCCGGGGTGCTGGCAGGAATCGGCTGCGCGTTCAAACCCAACACGGGCGCCTTCAATCTCGCGGCGCTGGGGCTGACGCTGGTGTGGCTCAGTGCAGCGAATGGTTCACGCTGGCAGCGGCTGTTGTGGTGGACTCTGCTGGTTGGAGTCACCGCCGCGATCGCCGCCGTGTTTGGCTTCCGACTCGTGAATCGCGACGCGCGCCTTCTGCTGTGGCCGGTCTTTGCGCTGGTTGTGGTACGGGCGATGACGGCGCGGCGAAAAATCCCGCAGGCGCTCGACTCGGCGGCGTTTCCCGCCGCGGCGCTGGCGTTGCTCGGCGGGTTCCTCGCCGTCACGCTGCCGTGGATGCTGTACTATCTTGCCCAGTTGGGCACCGCGGCATTCATGCGCCAAGTGCTCTTCATCGGCAGCGGCCACGAACTCTTCTTCTACATCCCGATCCGCGCGCTCGACTTCGGTGATGCTGCGATGCTGGGTGCCGCCGGCGCCGCGCTGGTAGGTGGCTGGGCGATTCGCCGATCGCGGATCGCGCCGGCGCGCATCAGTGCCGCGGCGCTGGTGATCGCTTTGGCGGCGGTGGCGACCGTCCTCGCCATTGCGCCGATGCCGGAAGGACCATGGCTGGCGTTCATGCAGCGCTGGCAACACGTGAGTTTCGGTGTCGCGCTGTTGGTTCACTGGGCCGGCGTCGTCGTCGCCGCGGGCACGATCACGAATACGACTGATCCGACGGTAGATCGGCGCGGGCGACTTGGGCTGGTCGCGCTCGCGATCGGCGCGCCCCTCTTGTATCTCAGCATCTACCCACGCAGCGACTACTTCCACTGGGTACTCACCGCACCACTCACGCTGATGCTCGGCAGTTGGTGCTACTGGCGTCTCGCACGGCTGTGGTTGGGGTCGACGCGTTGGGCGATGGCTGCAGCGCTGCCGGTCTATACGATGATCGTGGCGCTGGCGGCGCCGAACGTGGTCGTGGCGTGGCGACTGCAAACGTCGAATCCTTCCGCGCTCGCTCAGTTGGACCTGGCGCGCGCCCCCATCGTGTTGGAGCGTGGACGGCGCGAACGCCTGCGGACACTGCAGCAGACCGTGGAGTTCATCCAACACGCGACAAGGCCCGAGGATACGCTGCTGGGCTTCCCCAATTTGCACTTCATCAACTTTCTCTCCGGCCGGCACACGCCAGCCCGCTACGGGCACTTTCATCCTGGTTGGCCCGATCACATCGTCGAGGCGCAGATCATCAACGCGGTGCAGGCGCGGCGCACGCCCCTGATCGCTTTCGGCGATGTGCAGCTCTTCATCGGCCACGCACCGCTGTACTACTTTCTCCTGCGGACCTACGTGCAACAGCACTATCAACCGATCGCTCGCTTCGGACGCTTTGATCTCCTCCGCCGGAGAGGGATGGACGGCGAGAGCGATATGGCCACGGTGACGGAGGCCATGCGCGGCGATGCCCTGCCTGCCGAGACGATGCACGGCAACGCGATCCAGGAAATGGATTGCGCGGCGGCTGTCGCGTGGGCCGAGGCCGAGATGCCCGATAGCGGAACCGCGCTCACCCCATGCTGGCATGAGGTGAACGATGGGGCGCTGCAAGGTCGCGCGCTGGTGGCCGCGCGCGCGACGCGCGACGCTGACACCGGCCGGCAGCTCGCCGAAGCGCTGCGTGATGGGACGCTGGCGGGACGCGTCGCCTTGCTGGCGATTCGGACGATCGGCGAATTGGCTGATGCCACCGCCCTGCCGCCGCTGATTGTCGCCCGCGAACGACTCGACGGTCGCCCGCGTGATGAGCTCGACACCGCGTTGTTCAATATCACGCTGCGCGCAGTGATCGGTGCATACCTGTTCGTACCGAACGATTTAGGGGCTACCGCGGTGCGCGACGATCCACATGCCGGCACGGCTGCGCTGGCTTGGATCGCCAGCGACAACGATCGGCTGCGCCTGGTCGGTGCCTGGATCGCTGGTGTGCGTGGCGAGTCGGCGGCGGCAGATGACTTGCGGCGCTTGATTGCCGAGGACGAACTCGGCTTGCAGCTGGTGGCCGGCGACGCGCTGGTGCGCCTGGGTGTACGCGACGGAGTGGTTGAGCCGTTGCTGCGCGGCTTGACCCACGACGAGATGTTCCTACCCAGCGTGGTGTTGGCCTGGAGCCGCGCTCACCCCGACGCAGCGCGCGTGCGGTTGGCGGAGACGTTTCGTACTGGTAACGACAAGCAACGCGAGACGATTGCGTTCATTGCCGCGGCGCTCGGTGACGCTGCGTACGAAGTCGTGTTGCGCCCTGGACTGAGCGACGCCGCGCCCCGGGTTCGCTGCGCCTGCGCGTGGAGTTTGGGATATCTCGGCGTCACCGGCGCGCGGGCTGACCTGGCGCGAGTTGCAGCCGACGATCCGAGCGAACAGGTTCGCGAGTTTGCGCGCGACGCGCTGACATGGTTGGAGCAGGGCCGCCCATGA
- a CDS encoding glycosyltransferase family 4 protein: MRHLLILNERDIRHPNAGGAEVNLFEVTRRLVAKGYRATLLCTRVAGAPAEEVIDAIRIVRMGNRFTYYLRLPTQVRRLLTPDTVIIEHLCKLPFCSPVYARAPVLPITHHLFGTTAFRQVPWAVAAVVVASEWLIPYVYRDREFIAVSPSTKLDLIARGIRRERIRIVPNGVDCARFHPPAREPDGPPTLLCLGRVEPYKRIDLILRAFAQVRAQIPDVQLIIVGGGTGLAAVRGDVQQLGLNASVTCTGFVSEGEKISAMHTAHLVLNASEKEGWGLTVVEAGACGIPTVAGNVPGLRDAVVDGHTGILIPHGDVAALARVTVDVLRDHTRRRQLGRAARRWAERFSWDGVADATAQCIEEIAGGEPQGERMTWFENDSAVASGG, from the coding sequence ATGCGTCATCTCCTGATCTTGAACGAACGCGACATTCGGCATCCGAACGCGGGCGGTGCGGAAGTCAATCTGTTCGAGGTGACGCGCCGTCTGGTGGCGAAGGGGTATCGAGCCACGTTACTGTGCACGCGTGTCGCCGGTGCACCCGCAGAGGAAGTGATCGACGCTATCCGCATCGTGCGCATGGGCAACCGCTTTACTTACTACTTGCGCTTGCCGACGCAGGTGCGGCGCCTGCTCACGCCGGACACGGTGATCATCGAGCATCTCTGCAAGCTGCCCTTCTGCTCGCCCGTCTATGCTCGTGCACCGGTCCTGCCGATCACCCATCACTTGTTCGGGACGACGGCGTTTCGGCAGGTACCGTGGGCGGTCGCGGCGGTCGTGGTCGCTTCCGAATGGTTGATTCCCTACGTCTATCGCGATCGCGAGTTCATCGCGGTGTCACCCAGCACGAAATTGGACCTCATCGCGCGCGGCATCCGGCGCGAACGCATCCGCATCGTGCCCAACGGCGTCGACTGCGCGCGCTTCCATCCGCCGGCACGCGAACCGGACGGACCGCCCACATTGCTTTGCCTGGGCCGGGTCGAGCCCTACAAACGCATCGACCTGATCCTGCGTGCGTTCGCGCAAGTGCGCGCGCAGATTCCTGACGTGCAGCTCATCATCGTCGGCGGCGGCACCGGTCTGGCTGCCGTCCGCGGCGACGTGCAGCAGCTTGGGTTGAACGCGTCCGTCACCTGCACCGGCTTCGTGAGCGAGGGAGAGAAGATCAGCGCGATGCACACGGCGCATCTGGTCCTGAACGCCTCCGAGAAGGAAGGGTGGGGTCTCACGGTGGTGGAAGCCGGCGCGTGCGGCATACCGACGGTGGCCGGCAACGTCCCCGGGCTGCGCGACGCCGTGGTCGACGGACACACGGGCATCTTGATTCCGCACGGGGATGTCGCGGCGCTCGCGCGTGTCACCGTCGACGTGCTTCGCGATCACACGCGTCGACGTCAGCTCGGGCGCGCGGCGCGACGCTGGGCGGAGCGGTTCTCGTGGGACGGGGTTGCCGACGCGACCGCGCAGTGCATCGAGGAGATTGCCGGCGGAGAACCGCAAGGCGAGCGTATGACGTGGTTCGAGAACGACTCGGCGGTGGCGTCTGGTGGGTAA
- a CDS encoding polyprenol monophosphomannose synthase, giving the protein MSASSPQTTVVIPTYRERENIGSLIPAVLLQDPGISVLVVDDNSPDGTADIVREIGATNNRVTVLSRPEPQGIGPAYKAGFKQALQNGADYVVQMDADFSHPVEMLSEFLRHIRDYDIVLGSRYLNGITVVNWPIERLLLSYYGNWYSRFVTGLPNRDVTGGFKCWRREVLERIPLDRVRSNGYAFQIEMTYRAWRQGYRIKEVPIIFMDRTTGDSKMNKRIALEALWIVWWLRIADRLGRL; this is encoded by the coding sequence ATGAGTGCATCGTCGCCACAGACCACCGTCGTGATCCCGACTTATCGGGAGCGGGAGAACATCGGAAGCCTGATTCCTGCTGTGTTGCTGCAGGACCCCGGCATCTCCGTGCTCGTGGTCGACGACAACTCGCCCGATGGCACCGCCGACATCGTGCGCGAGATCGGTGCCACCAACAATCGCGTCACGGTCCTCAGCCGCCCCGAGCCGCAGGGCATCGGACCCGCTTACAAAGCCGGCTTCAAACAAGCGCTGCAAAACGGTGCGGACTATGTCGTCCAAATGGATGCCGACTTCTCGCACCCGGTCGAAATGCTGAGCGAGTTTCTGCGCCACATCCGCGACTACGACATCGTCCTCGGCTCGCGCTACCTCAACGGCATCACCGTCGTGAATTGGCCAATCGAGCGGTTGTTGCTGAGCTACTACGGCAACTGGTATTCGCGATTCGTCACCGGCTTGCCTAACCGCGACGTCACCGGCGGCTTCAAGTGCTGGCGACGTGAGGTGCTCGAACGCATTCCGCTCGACCGTGTCCGCTCTAACGGGTATGCCTTCCAGATCGAGATGACCTATCGGGCGTGGCGCCAGGGCTACCGCATCAAAGAAGTGCCCATCATCTTCATGGACCGCACGACCGGCGACTCCAAAATGAATAAGCGCATCGCCCTCGAAGCGCTGTGGATTGTGTGGTGGTTGCGCATCGCGGATCGCTTGGGGCGGCTGTGA
- a CDS encoding sulfatase, with the protein MAFAAEQSVSRENTLELEVSVSSNLATPAVHLATVAVATNLRWQTVAVGRGILAGQRLTFSARGEPQGHVLLADPAIEPEPRQAKPDLAIVVLIDTLRADHTSLLGYHLATTPALEELGHDGITFVDAHTPAPWTRPAVTSLLTSLDPDQHRVVDRVDKLSPEITTWAAVARREGFQTVAISTNPNILPLWGLASGFGRFVDSDSEHWGGNSDARKVFALAERAIDEAQLPLFLYLHVNDPHSPYDPPVESARQLFPDYSPNSPGRNPAPTDSDAVIRASIRRYDGEIRHADSAVGRFLEELRHRGLYDDAAIVVVGDHGEEFKEHGGTFHGKTVYEELLHVPLIIKLPKQRSAGRRINGFVSLVDVLPTLAETFAWPPPPGIEGHSLLNLVDGRGAARPLMTAFTQLDGTFTYGVLAAGYKLIRKVRPEQATLLFDLGTDPGEQRAITQPVQQAELLRLLEARFSRAQTGWHIRVCGGATSQRVKLDIDAVDGKVEPVGIESDDRIDGPDGAHQAHLEAVVGPVTLQRESFGKLIDVTRRDQDEIVFQAVRPTLHANTLPSGDTPQIRVGRDSVAAGGSMVVLDLPGSTIPPTEAPECSPTALDPTVFVWYIEPPAAAEKAEPDESTRERLRALGYGAD; encoded by the coding sequence TTGGCATTCGCGGCGGAACAATCAGTTTCAAGAGAGAATACGCTGGAGCTAGAAGTCAGTGTCTCAAGCAACCTGGCAACGCCTGCCGTGCATCTCGCGACCGTGGCTGTCGCGACGAACCTCAGGTGGCAGACGGTTGCGGTTGGGCGCGGCATCCTCGCGGGCCAGCGACTTACCTTCTCCGCGCGTGGGGAGCCGCAGGGACACGTTCTGCTCGCTGATCCTGCAATTGAGCCGGAGCCGCGCCAAGCCAAGCCTGACCTTGCAATCGTCGTGCTGATCGACACGCTGCGAGCCGATCATACGTCGCTGCTGGGATACCACCTCGCCACTACTCCGGCGCTGGAAGAATTGGGTCACGACGGGATCACGTTTGTTGATGCTCATACTCCCGCGCCATGGACCAGACCCGCCGTCACATCGTTGTTGACGAGCCTCGACCCCGATCAGCATCGGGTGGTCGATCGCGTGGACAAGCTGTCTCCAGAAATTACTACCTGGGCAGCGGTCGCACGAAGAGAGGGATTTCAGACCGTCGCAATCAGCACGAACCCAAACATTTTACCGCTGTGGGGCTTGGCGTCTGGTTTTGGCAGATTCGTCGATTCGGACTCCGAGCACTGGGGGGGCAATTCCGATGCGCGGAAAGTCTTCGCTCTTGCAGAACGCGCAATCGATGAAGCGCAACTTCCGCTGTTCCTCTATCTGCACGTAAACGATCCGCACAGCCCATACGACCCACCGGTGGAATCGGCGCGACAACTCTTTCCCGACTATTCGCCAAACAGCCCTGGCCGAAACCCCGCACCGACGGATTCAGATGCAGTGATACGCGCCTCGATTCGTCGATACGACGGTGAGATTCGGCACGCTGATTCGGCGGTTGGCCGGTTTCTAGAAGAGCTGCGGCACCGCGGTCTCTATGATGATGCGGCGATTGTGGTTGTGGGCGACCACGGCGAAGAGTTTAAGGAACACGGCGGTACGTTTCACGGCAAGACCGTCTATGAAGAGCTCCTCCACGTCCCGCTCATCATCAAGCTTCCCAAGCAACGCAGTGCGGGGCGGCGCATCAATGGCTTCGTTTCGCTCGTGGATGTTCTGCCGACACTGGCCGAGACGTTTGCGTGGCCACCTCCACCCGGGATCGAGGGCCACAGTCTGTTGAACCTAGTCGATGGTCGCGGCGCGGCTCGACCGCTGATGACAGCGTTTACTCAGCTTGATGGGACGTTCACGTATGGGGTTCTCGCTGCCGGCTATAAGCTAATCCGTAAAGTGCGGCCGGAGCAGGCAACACTGCTCTTCGACCTAGGCACTGACCCCGGCGAACAGCGGGCTATCACACAACCTGTGCAACAAGCTGAACTGCTGCGCTTGCTAGAAGCACGCTTCTCCAGGGCGCAAACAGGATGGCACATCAGAGTGTGCGGTGGCGCTACATCGCAGCGCGTGAAGTTGGACATCGATGCGGTCGATGGCAAAGTTGAGCCGGTCGGAATTGAATCTGACGACCGTATCGACGGACCTGACGGCGCTCATCAGGCTCACCTTGAAGCCGTGGTTGGCCCCGTGACGCTACAGCGGGAGTCCTTTGGCAAGTTGATCGATGTCACTCGTCGCGATCAAGACGAAATAGTGTTTCAAGCCGTTCGGCCGACGCTGCATGCCAATACGCTTCCGAGCGGAGACACGCCACAGATCCGAGTCGGTCGCGACAGCGTCGCCGCCGGCGGCTCGATGGTCGTGCTTGACTTACCGGGCTCGACGATCCCACCAACCGAGGCACCAGAGTGCTCTCCGACGGCCTTAGATCCAACTGTGTTCGTCTGGTACATCGAGCCGCCGGCTGCGGCTGAGAAAGCAGAGCCCGACGAGTCAACCCGCGAGCGGCTTCGAGCACTAGGTTACGGAGCGGACTGA